Below is a genomic region from Cyprinus carpio isolate SPL01 chromosome B6, ASM1834038v1, whole genome shotgun sequence.
AATCGGAACAGTGGAGTCAAAGTTTTGCACGCTAGCATTGGGATTAAACTTCAACGTGGCTATCCTGGCATGAATGGGAATAGGTGGGAGGGGCCCTTTCCTCTGGGCGAGCGACATAGACTCTTCATTAACACTAGAGAGGGTCAGTGGTGAGTCATGTGATTGGCTGGACATTGTGCTAGCAACTGTGGGTTTGCTCTCTGGAAGTGCTGCATCTGAATCAAGACGCTGTGGAACTCTGGATGAACTTCTGAGTGAAAACCTATGGCCAGAATTAaacccacaaaaaacaaacataatcagaACCCAACTAGcctgaaaaaaaatactactgtGGGATTTACTTTTcaacattttcattcagaaattgcaaTAAAtcttacaattacaaataaacaggaagtaacacattgaattgaaCATCAAAATTGTAAGTATataaactgaaatagtatttgcTCTAAAACCCATGGTTGCCCTGGTTGCCTGTCtatgtctgtttttcttttcacctCTTCTGCAATTCATTTCCTCTAAGACAACTGTCAAGTTTTTCTTTCCAGTCAGAAACTCCACCCACACTGTATCTGCGTGTAAGTACTGAAGATGCTGGAGAATAGAGGAACATTCATTGGCacaacattcattattttaatgtgatttgcAAGGACAGTTCAGAGTATCTGACCTTTGTTGTCACTGATCTGCTTCTGCACAGCATTGTAGAACTGCTTGGCTTCATCTTCATCCGCAAAGTTTATTCCTATCTGAAACttctgcatgcacacacatttggTTTTCATCATGATGAGGATT
It encodes:
- the LOC122137692 gene encoding proline-rich protein LAS17-like isoform X2 — its product is MAAPPQKKEWKFHSSGVLCLVQDKSVHSTFMRVYCLKKAKLQWEQELYTPFEYSETCPYFHTFPGDKFQIGINFADEDEAKQFYNAVQKQISDNKASSVLTRRYSVGGVSDWKEKLDSCLRGNELQKRFSLRSSSRVPQRLDSDAALPESKPTVASTMSSQSHDSPLTLSSVNEESMSLAQRKGPLPPIPIHARIATLKFNPNASVQNFDSTVPIPSWVPPPPSYQAPTVHPSSVIKDPYSAGMKHSFHYNAGIEEESGYDDYL